In the Paenibacillus sp. FSL H7-0357 genome, one interval contains:
- the gndA gene encoding NADP-dependent phosphogluconate dehydrogenase gives MGKQQIGVVGLAVMGKNLALNMESKGFSVALYNRSREKTDELLAEAAGKNFAGAYSIEEFVQSLELPRKIMIMVKAGKPTDDTIQQLVPHLSPGDILIDGGNAFFPDTQRRNKELQAQGFRFIGAGVSGGEEGALKGPAIMPGGQKDAYELVEPILTAISAKVDGDPCSTYIGEDGAGHYVKMVHNGIEYGDMQLIGEAYQLLKDVLGLDTDELHQIFSEWNRGELSSYLIEITADIFAKADPDTGKPMVDVILDSAGQKGTGKWTSQNALDLGVPLSIITESVFARFISAMKEERVAASKHLKGPEVKSYDGDAKAFIEAVRKALYASKIASYAQGFAQMRVASDEYNWNLNYGSIAMIFRGGCIIRAGFLQNIKDAYDRDPELKNLFLDEYFSSVVHNYQEAWRDVVAIAVKRGIPVPAFASGLAYYDSYRSERLPANLLQAQRDYFGAHTFERVDQPGSFHFQWMNNNE, from the coding sequence ATGGGTAAACAGCAGATTGGTGTGGTCGGCTTAGCCGTCATGGGTAAGAATCTGGCCTTGAATATGGAGAGCAAAGGGTTCTCGGTGGCCCTGTACAACCGTTCCCGGGAGAAAACCGATGAGCTGCTTGCAGAAGCGGCGGGCAAAAATTTCGCAGGTGCCTACAGCATTGAAGAGTTCGTCCAGTCTCTGGAGCTGCCGCGCAAAATCATGATTATGGTCAAGGCCGGTAAGCCGACTGATGATACGATTCAGCAGCTGGTGCCGCATTTATCGCCAGGGGATATCCTGATTGACGGTGGGAACGCCTTTTTCCCGGATACGCAAAGACGTAACAAAGAGCTTCAGGCTCAAGGCTTCCGCTTCATCGGTGCAGGGGTATCGGGCGGTGAAGAAGGGGCGCTGAAGGGACCCGCCATTATGCCGGGCGGACAAAAGGATGCTTATGAGCTGGTGGAGCCAATCCTGACTGCCATTTCGGCCAAAGTGGACGGCGATCCGTGCTCCACTTACATCGGAGAAGATGGAGCCGGTCACTATGTCAAAATGGTCCATAACGGCATCGAATACGGCGATATGCAGCTTATTGGCGAAGCGTATCAGTTGTTGAAGGATGTACTGGGACTGGATACCGATGAGCTGCATCAGATTTTCTCGGAATGGAACCGCGGCGAGCTAAGCAGCTATCTGATTGAGATTACAGCCGACATCTTTGCCAAAGCAGACCCGGACACAGGCAAGCCGATGGTCGATGTGATCCTGGATTCCGCCGGACAAAAGGGGACAGGCAAATGGACGAGTCAAAATGCGCTCGATCTGGGCGTACCGTTGTCCATCATTACTGAATCCGTCTTTGCACGCTTCATCTCGGCCATGAAGGAAGAGCGTGTGGCTGCAAGCAAGCACCTGAAGGGACCTGAGGTCAAGAGCTATGACGGAGACGCCAAGGCATTCATCGAGGCGGTCCGCAAAGCGCTCTATGCCAGCAAAATCGCCTCGTACGCCCAAGGCTTTGCCCAGATGAGAGTGGCTTCTGATGAATATAACTGGAACCTGAACTACGGGAGCATTGCGATGATTTTCCGCGGAGGCTGCATTATCCGCGCAGGCTTCCTGCAAAATATCAAGGACGCCTATGACCGCGACCCTGAGCTCAAAAACCTCTTCCTGGATGAGTATTTCAGCAGTGTGGTTCATAACTACCAGGAGGCGTGGAGAGATGTAGTTGCGATTGCCGTCAAAAGAGGGATTCCGGTTCCGGCCTTCGCTTCCGGCCTGGCTTACTACGACAGCTACCGTTCCGAACGTCTCCCGGCCAACCTGCTGCAGGCACAAAGAGACTACTTTGGAGCGCATACCTTTGAACGGGTGGATCAGCCGGGAAGCTTCCATTTTCAATGGATGAACAACAACGAATAA
- a CDS encoding peptide ABC transporter substrate-binding protein — protein sequence MKRLLGVLLIFSLLIGLNTASWTAASPAGTKQVLRIGLEKLPASLDPAISSDVITSTIVNGLFEGLVRLDKTGQAVPGIAKAWTISSDGKTYTFTLRSDAKWSNKERITAADFEYAWKRALAPETGSISAFNMYTISNAKDYNQGRLKDSSKVGVKALNSNTLQVTLNEKTAYFIQSLAENVYLPVNAGNVKANKKWAYSANTIITNGPFTLQSWEKNKMTLVSNPKYHAAADIHFSEVQFLRPKPGTANTTAAYINNEADWVVAEFDKLDNSTLAKTSSIRTVEMPLGSTYYYQFNLQQAPFNNVNIRKALAMAIDREALRYGSPAFGFIPPAIRSTDLNFRTAVADTSYFKENVKLAKELLQKGLNEEGLNEFPSFSVIVNEGPGHYTIAESIINDWYNNLGIKASLEVQSWEELISNKVSRNFAVVRAGWGADYNDPSAMMEILSSTNENNDSGWSDPLYDSYVTQAKHTFDPKERINLYAKAEKLLIDQMAIIPLYYYVADVLQKPNIHNVYLDYDGNIAFTRGYIK from the coding sequence TTGAAAAGATTATTAGGTGTATTATTGATTTTTAGCTTACTTATAGGGTTAAATACGGCTTCGTGGACTGCCGCATCACCAGCAGGAACAAAGCAGGTCCTCCGGATCGGTCTTGAGAAATTACCGGCATCACTCGATCCCGCCATATCCTCAGACGTCATTACATCGACAATCGTCAATGGATTGTTCGAAGGATTGGTTCGGCTGGATAAAACAGGTCAGGCTGTACCGGGCATCGCCAAAGCATGGACAATCTCATCTGACGGCAAAACCTATACGTTCACACTACGGTCCGACGCGAAGTGGAGCAATAAGGAGAGGATTACCGCCGCGGATTTTGAATACGCATGGAAAAGGGCGTTAGCGCCTGAAACCGGGAGCATCTCTGCATTCAATATGTATACAATTTCCAATGCGAAGGATTACAATCAAGGCAGGCTAAAGGATTCTTCAAAAGTGGGAGTGAAAGCACTGAACAGCAATACCCTACAGGTGACGCTGAACGAAAAAACAGCCTATTTCATTCAATCGCTGGCAGAGAATGTTTATTTGCCGGTAAATGCGGGGAATGTGAAGGCGAACAAAAAATGGGCTTACTCTGCAAATACCATAATCACGAACGGCCCCTTCACACTACAGTCCTGGGAAAAAAATAAAATGACTCTGGTTAGCAACCCGAAATATCATGCAGCTGCTGATATTCATTTCTCAGAAGTCCAATTTCTTCGGCCAAAGCCGGGAACAGCTAACACTACTGCTGCTTACATAAATAATGAAGCAGACTGGGTTGTTGCGGAATTCGATAAGCTGGATAATTCTACTCTTGCTAAGACATCTTCTATCCGTACCGTAGAGATGCCTCTTGGCTCAACTTATTATTATCAGTTCAATCTGCAGCAAGCTCCCTTTAACAACGTAAATATAAGAAAAGCCTTAGCTATGGCAATCGACCGGGAAGCTCTCCGGTATGGATCACCTGCATTCGGATTTATACCTCCGGCTATCCGTAGCACTGATCTCAATTTTCGTACCGCAGTTGCAGATACGTCTTATTTTAAAGAAAATGTGAAGCTGGCCAAGGAATTGCTGCAGAAAGGCTTGAACGAAGAAGGGCTTAACGAGTTTCCAAGCTTTTCGGTCATCGTTAACGAAGGACCTGGGCATTATACTATCGCAGAATCCATCATTAACGACTGGTACAACAATCTGGGTATCAAAGCAAGTCTCGAGGTCCAGTCCTGGGAAGAGCTGATCAGCAACAAGGTCAGCCGGAATTTTGCCGTGGTAAGAGCTGGCTGGGGAGCAGACTATAATGATCCTTCGGCTATGATGGAGATACTGTCTTCCACGAATGAGAACAACGATTCAGGCTGGAGTGATCCGTTGTATGACAGCTATGTAACTCAAGCAAAACATACCTTTGATCCGAAAGAACGCATCAATCTTTATGCCAAAGCCGAAAAGCTGCTTATCGACCAGATGGCGATCATTCCGCTGTATTATTATGTTGCAGATGTTCTGCAAAAACCCAATATTCATAATGTATACCTAGACTATGATGGAAACATTGCCTTCACGAGGGGATATATAAAATAA
- a CDS encoding GNAT family N-acetyltransferase, producing the protein MSVIIKKCSREDLQILQQISVETFNDTFKQQNSPKNMKTYLEKAFTYKQLEKELSNVFSEFFFIFFNEELAGYLKVNINDSQSEKAGDESLEIERIYIRNNFQRKGLGKYLIDKAMEVAVIQNKKKIWLGVWEKNEKAIDFYKKIGFVQTGAHSFYMGDEEQTDFIMTKTFA; encoded by the coding sequence ATGTCAGTAATAATAAAGAAATGCAGCCGTGAAGATTTACAAATACTACAGCAAATTAGCGTTGAGACATTCAATGATACGTTTAAACAGCAAAATTCACCTAAAAATATGAAAACCTATTTAGAAAAAGCATTTACCTATAAACAGTTGGAAAAGGAATTGAGCAATGTTTTTTCAGAATTCTTTTTCATCTTTTTTAATGAAGAACTTGCCGGGTATCTAAAAGTAAACATCAATGATTCCCAATCTGAAAAAGCAGGTGATGAGTCACTAGAAATTGAAAGAATCTATATAAGAAACAATTTTCAAAGAAAAGGGCTTGGAAAGTATCTAATAGACAAAGCAATGGAAGTAGCGGTGATCCAAAATAAAAAGAAGATCTGGCTAGGAGTTTGGGAAAAGAATGAGAAGGCCATTGATTTTTATAAGAAAATCGGTTTTGTTCAAACGGGAGCTCACTCTTTTTATATGGGTGATGAAGAACAAACTGATTTTATAATGACCAAAACATTCGCCTGA